One segment of Trachemys scripta elegans isolate TJP31775 chromosome 1, CAS_Tse_1.0, whole genome shotgun sequence DNA contains the following:
- the LOC117870774 gene encoding LOW QUALITY PROTEIN: 40S ribosomal protein S15-like (The sequence of the model RefSeq protein was modified relative to this genomic sequence to represent the inferred CDS: inserted 1 base in 1 codon) has product MAEVEQKKKRTFRKFTYRGVDLDQLLDMSYEQLMQLYSARQRRRLNRGLRRKQHSLLKRLRKAKKEAPPMEKPEVVKTHLRXMIILPEMVGSMVGVYNGKTFNQVEIKPEMIGHYLGEFSITYKPVKHGRPGIGATHSSRFIPLK; this is encoded by the exons ATGGCGGAAGTCGAACAGAAGAAGAAACGTACCTTTAGGAAATTCACCTACAGAGGTGTCGATCTGGATCAGCTCCTCGATATGTCCTATGAGCAGCTgatgcagctgtacagtgctCGCCAGCGTAGGCGTCTGAACCGCGGCCTGCGTCGTAAGCAGCATTCCCTCCTGAAGCGCCTTCGCAAGGCCAAGAAGGAGGCCCCTCCCATGGAGAAGCCAGAGGTAGTCAAAACTCACCTGC GAATGATCATCCTCCCCGAGATGGTGGGCAGCATGGTCGGCGTATACAACGGCAAAACCTTCAATCAGGTGGAAATCAAGCCCGAGATGATTGGCCACTACCTGGGCGAGTTTTCCATCACTTACAAGCCAGTGAAACATGGCAGACCTGGTATCGGTGCCACCCACTCATCTAGGTTCATTCCTCTGAAGTAA